The following are from one region of the Leptospiraceae bacterium genome:
- a CDS encoding SH3 domain-containing protein: MRGLLILISIILFSCKFFEQDEKKNFTPLSESMIVSELTGISFYQEKNDSSSIAKIPYRTTLTITQLENGDTWRKTTYSGKTGWILYNANLFSNYMPGPKYFQVVARTGLNLRDSPSLESKVKLLLPEEATGEILEGFGSPIQIQDRLGIWLKVNYEKKEGWIFSGFVKIVESLDALNEKQQSGSDYYLLQYDKPFQLKSIDFDESNPELKRAKITKYQHKYYTILDVDYQATKEEENNCRIETFHRLIFQNKSTGKYYETDTYHSEFLSTLDNPLPDTVLSTWYGCWCCCPWRGSNLYFLLEDKILMIGYEAEEAKAYCLQANVYISQSESQKKYDLVNRKLYLNIKYPDCDNIPEGIESDLEDTRNWTPTKFPSSVFAVLDFSGGKLVIKRTLNSGIPKEYEEAWKNAINIPVVTPMTKVPY; the protein is encoded by the coding sequence AGCTTTTATCAGGAAAAAAACGATTCTTCTTCCATTGCAAAGATTCCCTATCGAACAACACTTACTATAACTCAGTTAGAAAATGGTGATACCTGGAGAAAGACAACCTATTCCGGGAAAACGGGTTGGATTTTATACAATGCAAATTTATTTTCAAACTACATGCCTGGACCGAAATACTTTCAAGTAGTTGCTAGGACTGGTCTTAATCTTCGAGACTCTCCAAGCTTAGAGTCCAAAGTTAAATTACTTCTGCCGGAAGAAGCGACAGGCGAAATACTAGAAGGCTTTGGATCCCCTATTCAAATTCAAGATAGATTGGGAATTTGGCTAAAGGTCAACTATGAAAAAAAGGAAGGATGGATTTTTTCTGGTTTTGTAAAAATTGTTGAATCTCTGGATGCTTTAAATGAAAAACAGCAAAGTGGATCTGATTATTATCTTTTACAGTATGATAAACCATTTCAATTAAAATCAATTGACTTCGATGAAAGCAATCCTGAATTAAAAAGAGCTAAGATTACGAAATACCAGCATAAGTATTATACAATCTTAGATGTAGATTATCAAGCTACGAAAGAAGAAGAAAATAATTGTAGGATTGAAACTTTCCATCGACTTATTTTTCAAAATAAATCTACAGGCAAATACTACGAAACCGATACCTATCATAGTGAATTTTTATCTACTTTAGACAATCCACTCCCCGATACAGTCTTATCAACCTGGTATGGATGTTGGTGTTGCTGTCCCTGGAGAGGGAGTAATCTTTATTTTCTTTTAGAAGATAAAATTCTAATGATTGGTTATGAAGCAGAAGAAGCTAAAGCATATTGTCTTCAGGCTAATGTCTATATATCGCAATCTGAATCTCAAAAGAAATATGACTTAGTTAATCGTAAACTTTATCTAAATATAAAATATCCGGATTGTGATAATATTCCGGAGGGTATAGAATCAGACTTAGAGGATACGAGAAACTGGACACCTACAAAATTCCCATCTAGTGTATTTGCTGTTCTTGATTTTAGTGGAGGGAAGTTAGTTATTAAAAGAACTTTGAATTCCGGAATTCCAAAAGAATATGAAGAAGCCTGGAAGAATGCAATTAATATTCCCGTTGTAACTCCAATGACAAAAGTTCCCTATTGA
- a CDS encoding DUF4325 domain-containing protein yields the protein MTEITEQTERIRNFICKNLHFNSAKITNLVVEKFSISRQAVNVHLKNLLREKIIQAKGKGKSIQYSLRPILEKTFEERILQNSNEYTVRDNTIEPIFEKLNLPKNIYDIWMYGFSEMANNLIDHSGSKKAEISILNNFLYTEIKIKDSGIGIFKNLEKNFQLKEPQYALLELFKGKLTSDPARHSGEGIFFTSRMFDFFQIRSGNYSFSKEISPDFWKIEPLLKEMKGTEITLRLNNRSERQINDIFFKYVIGDDFKFAKTDVRIQLAEYGDEYLVSRSQAKRILLRLEKFTEVMFDFKNVENIGPAFADELFRVSKIKYPKLKINYCNAGKLVEIFIKKALNAV from the coding sequence ATGACTGAAATTACAGAGCAAACTGAAAGGATTCGAAATTTCATTTGTAAGAATTTGCACTTTAACTCGGCAAAGATTACAAATCTAGTCGTAGAGAAGTTTTCTATTTCAAGGCAGGCAGTGAATGTTCATTTAAAAAATCTTCTAAGAGAGAAAATAATTCAAGCTAAAGGAAAAGGAAAATCAATTCAGTATTCATTAAGACCAATCCTTGAAAAAACATTTGAAGAAAGAATTTTACAAAATTCAAATGAATACACTGTTCGGGATAATACAATAGAGCCTATTTTTGAAAAATTAAACTTACCAAAAAATATATATGATATCTGGATGTATGGTTTTTCTGAAATGGCAAATAATTTAATAGATCATTCTGGTTCTAAGAAAGCAGAAATTTCTATTTTAAACAATTTTCTTTATACAGAAATAAAAATTAAGGATAGTGGTATTGGAATTTTTAAAAACTTAGAAAAGAATTTTCAATTAAAAGAACCTCAATATGCTTTACTTGAATTGTTTAAAGGCAAACTGACATCAGATCCAGCACGGCATAGTGGGGAAGGAATTTTTTTTACTTCCAGAATGTTTGATTTTTTTCAAATTAGATCTGGCAATTATTCTTTTTCAAAAGAAATCTCTCCTGATTTTTGGAAAATAGAACCTCTTCTAAAAGAAATGAAGGGGACAGAAATTACACTTAGACTAAATAATCGCTCAGAGCGGCAAATCAATGATATTTTTTTTAAGTATGTAATCGGCGATGACTTTAAATTTGCAAAGACAGATGTTCGCATTCAACTTGCCGAATATGGTGATGAATACTTAGTTTCTCGTTCGCAGGCTAAGAGAATTTTACTCCGATTAGAGAAATTTACAGAGGTAATGTTTGATTTTAAGAATGTTGAAAATATCGGTCCTGCATTTGCTGATGAACTTTTTCGAGTTTCAAAAATTAAATATCCAAAGCTTAAAATTAATTATTGCAATGCTGGAAAATTAGTCGAGATTTTTATTAAAAAGGCACTCAATGCAGTGTAG